A region from the Helcococcus ovis genome encodes:
- a CDS encoding ATP-binding protein, with protein MKTVQEILEDRRRQNEINLENRINEIKQKVPRIIEISNEIKIKNIERINNLISKKSCEDISIEISKLISEKKHLMKENNIPEDYLDMKYHCEICHDTGIDGTHTCECRKKLEIQKLYKDSEIEEIIKEENFQNFNLELFRKDRQINENLSPYENMKDLREQFYDYAINFSRDSVNLFLFGPVGTGKTFMINSIAKEVLDRNFSVVYLSESDLVNLILEYKFAFSNQKSDLLPRINSIYNCDLLIIDDLGSNNINDNTKSAVFEVLNKRIVKKLPVIISSNLDTEDVRSEYDTRIYSRIVGEFYQKYFYGNDVRIKQ; from the coding sequence ATGAAAACAGTTCAAGAAATATTAGAAGATAGAAGAAGGCAAAATGAAATTAATTTGGAAAATAGAATTAATGAAATTAAACAAAAAGTGCCTAGAATTATTGAAATTTCAAATGAAATAAAAATAAAAAATATCGAAAGAATAAATAATTTAATTTCAAAAAAATCATGTGAAGATATTTCTATAGAAATTTCAAAATTAATTTCTGAGAAAAAGCATTTAATGAAAGAAAATAATATTCCTGAAGATTATTTAGATATGAAATACCATTGTGAAATTTGTCATGATACAGGAATTGACGGGACTCATACTTGTGAGTGTAGAAAAAAACTAGAAATTCAGAAGTTATATAAAGATAGTGAAATTGAAGAGATTATAAAAGAAGAAAATTTTCAAAATTTTAATTTGGAACTGTTTAGAAAAGATCGACAAATTAATGAAAATCTAAGTCCATATGAAAATATGAAAGATTTAAGAGAACAGTTTTATGATTATGCAATTAATTTTAGCAGAGATTCTGTAAATTTGTTTTTATTTGGACCTGTTGGCACAGGTAAAACCTTTATGATTAATAGTATTGCAAAAGAAGTGTTAGATAGAAACTTTTCAGTAGTGTATCTTTCGGAATCAGATCTTGTTAATTTAATTTTAGAATATAAATTTGCATTTTCAAATCAAAAATCAGATCTTTTGCCAAGAATAAATTCAATATATAATTGTGATTTACTCATAATTGATGATTTAGGTTCAAATAATATTAATGATAATACAAAATCAGCGGTTTTTGAGGTTTTAAATAAAAGAATTGTAAAAAAACTTCCGGTAATAATATCATCTAATTTGGACACGGAAGATGTTAGGTCTGAATATGACACGAGAATTTATTCACGTATTGTGGGAGAATTTTATCAAAAATATTTTTACGGAAATGATGTAAGGATAAAACAATGA
- a CDS encoding DnaD domain protein, translated as MRLEIEQNIIDLGTTPIENMFINTYLSFANDVQIKVYLYALSVAYCEKQEISNANIAVEMKLTEGQVVDAWQYWIDQGLVEQSGDKYIFKSVRTQYLQSMYGTNDHKGNSFSKSPFEKEQMQKEEIYNNSPESIESRELIENIEEFISQGQDIPRKLNPREIKKVLGTMNDFGVSCDFISYAYMMASNIRGVKAVDQIMATIRNWMIDGATNIEKLEKYLEQKENKEKENKAEIKNNKSQAKKVSLADKDDRMSKEERLKFVQEKMKKKLPTRRRK; from the coding sequence ATGAGATTAGAGATTGAGCAAAATATTATCGACTTAGGTACTACACCAATTGAAAATATGTTTATAAATACTTATTTGTCTTTTGCAAATGATGTACAAATAAAAGTGTATTTATACGCATTATCTGTTGCGTATTGTGAAAAACAGGAAATTTCAAATGCTAATATTGCAGTAGAAATGAAACTTACAGAGGGACAAGTAGTAGATGCTTGGCAATATTGGATTGACCAAGGATTGGTAGAACAAAGTGGAGACAAGTATATATTTAAGTCTGTTCGAACCCAATATTTACAGTCAATGTATGGAACAAATGACCATAAGGGGAATTCATTTTCCAAGAGCCCATTTGAAAAAGAACAAATGCAAAAAGAAGAGATTTACAATAATTCCCCTGAATCTATTGAAAGTAGAGAACTTATTGAAAATATAGAAGAATTTATATCTCAAGGACAAGATATACCTAGAAAATTGAATCCTAGAGAAATTAAGAAAGTACTAGGAACAATGAATGATTTTGGAGTAAGCTGCGATTTCATATCATATGCGTATATGATGGCATCTAATATTCGGGGTGTAAAAGCAGTAGATCAAATAATGGCAACAATCAGAAATTGGATGATTGATGGTGCTACAAATATAGAAAAGCTTGAAAAATATCTTGAACAAAAAGAAAATAAAGAAAAAGAAAATAAAGCTGAAATCAAAAATAATAAATCTCAAGCTAAAAAGGTTTCACTTGCAGATAAAGATGACAGGATGAGCAAAGAAGAGAGACTAAAATTTGTTCAAGAAAAAATGAAAAAGAAACTTCCAACTAGAAGAAGGAAATAA
- a CDS encoding GNAT family N-acetyltransferase gives MNKEYYLRPLKKEDGILLRQWTDHDDPLFVGYNYSDLSDKELDIWFKMKQGRNNALYFSIFNIEGKLIGYIGIKEINKVLKIAKLGIVLDSKFMSKGIGSKVLQQFLNFYFEKLKMRRLDLEVNAWNTRAINLYKKFNFKMHSSEYIKFENQVIDIEEEKYEGYFERKNGIIFTKIYEMRLKRQEYLDEIRD, from the coding sequence ATGAATAAGGAATATTATTTAAGACCATTAAAAAAAGAAGATGGCATATTATTAAGACAATGGACAGATCATGATGATCCGCTTTTTGTTGGATATAATTATAGTGATTTATCTGATAAAGAATTGGATATTTGGTTTAAGATGAAACAAGGCAGAAACAATGCATTATATTTTTCAATATTTAATATTGAAGGCAAATTAATAGGCTATATTGGGATAAAGGAAATAAATAAAGTATTAAAAATAGCTAAATTAGGTATCGTTTTAGATTCTAAGTTTATGTCTAAAGGTATAGGTTCTAAAGTGCTTCAGCAATTTTTAAATTTTTATTTTGAAAAATTAAAAATGAGAAGATTAGATTTAGAAGTAAATGCATGGAATACAAGGGCTATAAATTTATATAAAAAGTTTAATTTCAAGATGCATTCCTCAGAATATATAAAATTTGAAAATCAAGTTATTGATATTGAAGAAGAAAAATATGAAGGTTATTTTGAAAGAAAAAATGGAATTATATTTACTAAAATATATGAAATGAGATTGAAAAGGCAGGAGTATTTAGATGAGATTAGAGATTGA
- a CDS encoding lipopolysaccharide biosynthesis protein, whose amino-acid sequence MSRTKNVLRNSAWGIIYRLVTMVGPFLIKTIIIHQLGIQYNGLNGLFTSILTVLNLTNLGFSSSLVYMMYKAVADDDKEALSAMLNYFKKVHRIVGSIILIMGLALLPFLNLFVKGEVPSDLNLHILFVIFLLEVVFDYILFSYNTSLFTAYQREDITLKIQTVRYIFQYIIQALILVVFKNYYLYAIFLPIMVILNSIGYQIKARKEYPDIICRGLLSARDKQQVYQKVFTLFGHNLGNTFLVSVDSIIISAYLGLTSLSIYSNYNYVQTAVNGLIQVFSGGSLSAIGNKLITDTRESNYKFFLIMHYIWLGLVGISTAFMLCLFQPFIVVWAGQKYLLTNFEMYFVVLYFYAWVFRVMTLTYRNAAGLWTKDWLKPYIGMIINVVGSIWMIQATQSIIGVLVPTIFVFFFIYFPWEAYVVIKYKFNTKGIEFFSKIVYLIFVTLIGCLLSYYISINLFYVNNFRSFVLRFFIVLLVFPIIWILTTFRMSEFKYIIQRIMIFVKSKLLK is encoded by the coding sequence ATGAGTAGAACAAAAAATGTATTAAGAAATAGTGCTTGGGGAATAATATATAGATTAGTTACAATGGTTGGACCATTTTTAATAAAAACTATAATAATTCATCAACTGGGTATCCAATATAATGGACTAAATGGATTATTTACATCTATTTTAACTGTTTTGAATTTAACTAATTTAGGATTTTCTTCTTCATTAGTTTATATGATGTATAAAGCAGTAGCAGATGATGATAAAGAAGCATTATCTGCAATGCTAAATTATTTTAAAAAAGTTCATAGGATAGTGGGAAGTATTATTTTAATTATGGGATTGGCATTATTGCCTTTCTTAAATTTATTTGTTAAAGGTGAGGTTCCAAGTGATTTAAATCTTCACATATTATTTGTAATATTTTTATTAGAAGTTGTGTTTGATTATATACTATTTTCATATAATACTTCTTTATTTACAGCATATCAGAGAGAAGATATTACATTAAAGATTCAAACTGTAAGATATATTTTTCAATATATAATACAAGCTTTAATTTTAGTGGTGTTTAAAAATTATTATTTATATGCTATATTTTTACCTATAATGGTAATTTTAAATAGCATAGGTTATCAAATAAAAGCTAGAAAAGAATATCCTGATATTATATGTAGAGGCTTATTGTCTGCAAGAGATAAACAACAAGTTTATCAAAAGGTATTTACCTTATTTGGGCATAACTTGGGAAATACATTTTTAGTAAGCGTAGATAGTATTATTATTTCGGCTTATTTAGGATTAACATCATTGTCAATTTATAGTAATTATAATTATGTGCAGACTGCTGTAAATGGATTAATTCAAGTTTTTTCGGGTGGTAGTTTATCAGCAATAGGAAATAAACTTATAACCGATACAAGAGAATCAAATTATAAATTCTTTTTAATAATGCACTATATATGGTTGGGGCTGGTAGGAATTTCAACAGCGTTTATGTTATGTTTATTTCAACCATTTATAGTAGTTTGGGCAGGACAAAAGTATTTGTTGACAAATTTTGAAATGTATTTTGTAGTTTTATATTTTTATGCGTGGGTGTTTAGAGTTATGACTTTAACATATAGAAATGCAGCCGGACTATGGACTAAAGATTGGTTAAAGCCATATATTGGAATGATAATTAATGTTGTAGGCAGTATCTGGATGATACAAGCAACTCAAAGTATAATAGGTGTACTTGTACCGACTATATTTGTTTTTTTCTTCATATATTTTCCATGGGAAGCGTATGTTGTTATAAAATACAAATTTAATACGAAAGGAATTGAGTTTTTTAGTAAGATTGTTTATTTGATTTTTGTTACATTAATTGGATGTTTATTATCTTATTATATTTCAATTAATTTATTTTACGTAAATAATTTTAGATCTTTTGTATTGAGATTTTTTATTGTTTTATTGGTTTTTCCTATTATTTGGATTTTAACAACATTTAGGATGAGTGAATTTAAGTATATTATACAGAGGATAATGATTTTTGTAAAAAGTAAATTATTAAAATAA
- a CDS encoding pyridoxal-phosphate-dependent aminotransferase family protein, with product MINFTVGPVQSSKAVRKIGAEQVPYFRTQEFSDVMLENERLIKEFANASDDSKVVFLTGSGTASMEATVMNTLSKEDKVLIVNGGSFGQRFVDICQIHEIPHDIIKLEAGKALKQKHLEKYENAGITAFLVNVHETSTGVHYDMELISEFCKRNNIFLIVDAISSFLADNFEMSKWNVDVMITGSQKALACPPGISIILLSQRAVDRVNDSKVKTLYFNLKSALENAKRGQTPFTPAVGILLQINQRLKEIEQSGGQVSEQEKIEKQARDFRDRIKDFPFEIVSESLSNAVTPLRALTASAYDIFLILKDEYGIWVTPNGGELREKVFRVGHIGELTVDDNTKLIEAFEDLKARNII from the coding sequence ATGATTAACTTTACAGTTGGTCCAGTCCAATCTTCGAAGGCTGTTAGAAAGATTGGTGCTGAACAAGTGCCTTATTTCAGAACTCAAGAATTTTCAGATGTAATGTTAGAAAATGAAAGATTAATAAAGGAATTTGCAAATGCAAGTGATGACTCCAAGGTGGTATTTTTAACAGGATCAGGAACTGCATCAATGGAAGCTACAGTAATGAATACTTTATCGAAAGAAGATAAAGTTTTAATAGTAAATGGTGGTAGTTTTGGACAGAGATTTGTAGATATATGTCAAATACATGAAATACCTCATGATATTATTAAATTAGAAGCGGGAAAAGCCTTAAAACAAAAACATTTGGAAAAATATGAAAATGCCGGTATTACAGCATTTTTAGTTAATGTACATGAAACTTCAACAGGTGTTCATTATGATATGGAATTAATTAGTGAATTTTGTAAGAGAAATAATATATTTTTAATTGTTGATGCAATAAGTTCATTTTTAGCTGATAATTTTGAAATGTCAAAATGGAATGTTGATGTTATGATTACGGGTTCCCAAAAAGCATTGGCGTGCCCTCCGGGAATTTCAATTATTCTTCTATCACAAAGAGCTGTAGATAGAGTAAATGATTCAAAAGTTAAAACATTATATTTTAATCTGAAATCAGCTTTAGAAAATGCAAAAAGGGGTCAAACTCCATTTACGCCAGCAGTAGGTATACTTTTACAAATTAATCAAAGGTTGAAAGAAATTGAACAATCTGGTGGACAAGTTTCTGAACAAGAAAAAATTGAAAAGCAAGCAAGAGATTTTAGGGATAGAATTAAAGATTTCCCATTTGAAATAGTATCAGAGTCTTTATCTAATGCAGTTACTCCTTTAAGAGCATTGACAGCTTCAGCATATGACATTTTTTTAATTTTAAAGGATGAATACGGCATATGGGTAACTCCAAATGGAGGAGAATTAAGAGAAAAAGTATTTAGAGTTGGACATATTGGAGAATTAACAGTAGATGATAATACTAAGCTTATAGAAGCTTTTGAAGATTTAAAAGCTAGAAACATTATTTAG
- a CDS encoding O-antigen ligase family protein, which translates to MKFISDFYFMIDSLYYKISSVFSKNNLRRMSYLGAFLLSLQFILNNMSFLWLFTEGIGILNKSVGFIWEFTFSIFFILMFLILFKEKNEKVEIKLKNFNFWIVLPLTIFSIFWTLSSFTAGFGRLKLTLIIIFLINPVIFRLSNLNEFKNIVNRFIYSNMILAFVYYLLSIIWMPYAGIRYHALSFNPAAVAVLSLNFIICALYLSYISDKFLVKLYSNFIVGISIAMILLTETRTIIVVLAVLLFFYYTYIIMVKGKKQILKQIINILYVLFITLMFVLFMNKVNSIDTYRSKSDFKNNFYYKAITILNKKKVPLFYKADKEEEKKTNVFKLFDRFSIEDEKKEKEDVNGILSGRLKIWKDYIKRLGVLGQRELDRDYKRQNNIPVHAHNIYLQLSYDAGIIAGLSILILSIYLSIKTVIIYFSRNDDKLGLLLGLTTISYVLRGLVEASYSPLYYNIGFILLIAIMPFMVKLNKDK; encoded by the coding sequence ATGAAATTTATATCAGATTTTTATTTTATGATAGATAGTTTATATTATAAAATTTCGAGTGTGTTTTCAAAGAATAATTTAAGAAGAATGTCATATTTGGGAGCATTTTTATTATCATTGCAGTTTATATTGAATAATATGAGCTTTTTGTGGTTGTTTACAGAGGGCATAGGTATTTTAAATAAATCCGTAGGATTTATTTGGGAATTTACGTTTTCAATATTTTTTATATTAATGTTTTTAATTTTATTTAAGGAAAAAAATGAAAAAGTTGAAATAAAATTAAAAAATTTTAATTTTTGGATAGTGTTACCTTTGACAATTTTTTCTATTTTTTGGACATTGTCTTCATTTACAGCAGGTTTTGGTAGACTTAAATTGACACTTATTATTATATTTTTAATTAATCCTGTAATTTTTAGATTAAGTAATCTTAACGAATTTAAAAATATAGTAAATAGATTTATTTATTCAAATATGATTTTGGCATTTGTTTATTACTTGTTATCAATTATATGGATGCCATATGCAGGAATAAGATACCATGCATTATCTTTTAATCCAGCAGCTGTTGCTGTATTGTCATTAAATTTTATAATTTGTGCATTATACTTAAGTTATATTTCAGATAAGTTTTTAGTTAAATTATATTCGAATTTTATTGTAGGTATTTCTATAGCCATGATTCTATTGACAGAAACTAGGACGATAATAGTTGTTTTAGCGGTGTTATTATTCTTTTACTATACATATATAATTATGGTTAAAGGTAAAAAACAAATTTTAAAACAAATAATAAATATTTTATATGTATTATTTATTACGTTAATGTTTGTATTATTTATGAATAAAGTAAATTCAATTGATACATATAGAAGTAAATCAGATTTTAAAAATAATTTTTATTATAAAGCTATAACTATTCTTAATAAGAAGAAAGTTCCTTTATTTTATAAGGCAGATAAAGAGGAAGAAAAGAAGACGAATGTTTTTAAATTGTTTGATAGATTTAGCATAGAAGATGAAAAAAAAGAAAAAGAAGATGTTAATGGTATTTTGAGTGGAAGATTAAAAATTTGGAAAGATTATATAAAAAGACTTGGAGTATTGGGTCAAAGAGAGTTGGATAGAGATTATAAGAGACAAAATAATATTCCGGTTCATGCACATAATATATACTTACAGCTATCATATGACGCAGGTATTATTGCAGGATTATCAATACTTATTTTGAGTATATATTTATCGATTAAAACTGTGATAATTTACTTTTCTAGAAATGATGATAAATTAGGACTTTTATTGGGATTAACAACAATTTCTTATGTATTGAGAGGATTAGTTGAAGCAAGTTATTCTCCACTTTATTATAATATAGGATTTATATTATTAATTGCCATAATGCCTTTTATGGTTAAATTAAATAAGGATAAATAA
- a CDS encoding adenylyltransferase/cytidyltransferase family protein yields MKKVITYGTYDLLHYGHIRLLERAKALGDYLIVGVTADNFDMTRGKINVQQSLIERIESVRETGIADEIIVEEYEGQKIDDIIKYDVDIFTVGSDWKGYFDYLNEYCEVVYLDRTQGISSSELRTETRKIRLGIVGDSLFLNKIETESKFVNGIEVNSIFTKNIDNLSDDIKRLPYIISENYDEFLNNVDAVYIRSKPEFHYKHIKDAILAKKSVLCESPMTLKIDEWEELNSLANENKVVLMNSIKTAYSTAYSRLLLLLKGGKIGKIMSVDSNCTRLEDVFDFDYYNKNWNNIYEWGPTALLPIFQILGTNYKSKNMIAHYIDKENKFDDFVKIDFIYDNAVASMKIGSGVKTEGYLVISGTKGYAYVPAPWWKTDYFELRYEKIEENKRYFYQLDGEGIRYALVAFVKSIESGRVLSKITPDVSKGIIKCMEEFSDSRNVIKI; encoded by the coding sequence ATGAAAAAGGTTATAACTTATGGAACATACGATTTGCTTCATTATGGACATATAAGATTATTAGAAAGAGCAAAGGCTTTAGGAGATTATTTGATTGTAGGTGTTACAGCTGATAATTTTGATATGACTAGAGGTAAAATCAATGTTCAACAATCTCTAATTGAAAGAATAGAATCTGTTAGAGAAACTGGTATAGCTGATGAAATTATTGTTGAAGAATATGAAGGACAAAAAATAGATGATATCATAAAATATGACGTCGATATATTTACTGTTGGTTCAGATTGGAAGGGATATTTTGATTATTTAAATGAATATTGTGAAGTTGTTTATTTAGATAGAACACAAGGTATTTCAAGTTCTGAATTAAGAACTGAAACAAGAAAAATTAGATTGGGAATTGTTGGAGATTCTTTATTCTTAAATAAGATAGAAACGGAGAGTAAATTTGTAAATGGGATAGAAGTAAATTCCATATTTACAAAAAATATTGATAATCTATCAGATGATATAAAAAGGTTACCTTATATAATTAGTGAAAATTATGATGAATTTTTAAATAATGTTGATGCAGTATATATAAGATCTAAACCTGAATTTCATTATAAACATATAAAAGATGCTATATTGGCTAAAAAATCTGTTTTATGCGAGTCGCCAATGACATTGAAAATTGATGAGTGGGAAGAATTAAACAGTTTAGCAAATGAAAATAAAGTTGTATTGATGAACTCCATTAAGACAGCATACTCCACAGCATATTCGAGATTACTACTTTTATTAAAAGGTGGTAAAATTGGAAAAATAATGTCAGTTGATTCAAATTGTACAAGACTTGAGGATGTTTTTGATTTTGATTATTATAATAAAAACTGGAATAATATTTATGAATGGGGGCCAACAGCTTTATTGCCAATATTTCAGATATTAGGTACAAACTATAAATCAAAAAATATGATAGCTCATTACATAGATAAAGAAAATAAATTTGATGATTTTGTAAAAATTGATTTTATTTATGACAATGCAGTAGCATCTATGAAAATAGGCTCCGGAGTTAAGACAGAAGGATATTTAGTTATATCAGGGACAAAAGGATATGCTTATGTACCGGCACCATGGTGGAAAACAGATTATTTTGAATTAAGATATGAAAAAATTGAAGAAAATAAGAGATATTTTTATCAGTTAGATGGAGAAGGAATCAGATATGCATTAGTTGCATTTGTTAAATCCATAGAGTCTGGGCGTGTATTATCTAAAATTACACCAGATGTTTCTAAAGGAATTATTAAGTGTATGGAAGAATTCTCAGATTCTAGAAATGTAATTAAAATTTGA
- a CDS encoding NAD(P)H-hydrate epimerase, whose translation MNYILRDEFNRLKKYNIEELGIKPEIIIENQALKVIKNIDLDRRKTFGILCGLTNNGAIGLAIARNLFALGKQVEIYIIDNKEGVDEDFEYQFSLIKKLNIKINDLETLEELQSLSSDLNRVNTIIDAVTGLEYKFMFNGTTEYIIDTINKARIYTISVDIPSGLDSDDENSNLKCIDSDIVVTFHKLKKGLNKKHRINNIEIFVENIGLFERGKNVRY comes from the coding sequence ATGAATTATATCTTAAGGGATGAATTTAATAGATTAAAAAAATACAATATTGAAGAACTTGGTATAAAACCTGAAATTATCATTGAAAATCAAGCTTTAAAAGTAATAAAAAATATTGATTTAGATAGAAGAAAAACTTTTGGTATACTTTGTGGGCTTACAAACAATGGTGCAATCGGATTAGCTATTGCTAGAAATTTGTTTGCACTTGGAAAACAAGTTGAAATTTATATTATCGATAATAAAGAAGGTGTAGATGAGGATTTTGAATATCAATTTAGTTTGATAAAGAAATTAAATATAAAAATAAATGATCTTGAAACTTTAGAAGAATTACAGAGTTTATCGAGTGATTTAAATAGAGTTAATACTATAATAGATGCAGTTACAGGATTAGAATATAAATTTATGTTTAATGGTACAACAGAATACATTATCGACACTATAAACAAAGCAAGGATTTACACTATTTCAGTAGATATTCCATCAGGATTGGATTCTGATGATGAAAATTCAAATCTGAAATGTATAGATTCAGATATCGTTGTTACATTTCATAAATTAAAAAAAGGATTAAATAAAAAACATAGAATTAATAATATAGAAATTTTTGTAGAAAATATCGGATTATTTGAGAGAGGTAAAAATGTTAGATATTAA
- the serS gene encoding serine--tRNA ligase, translating to MLDIKLIRKEKDKVIEGLKKRNGEFPIQEIIDLDEERRALITEVEAKKAEQNQVSKSIPQLKKEGKDVSSIFAKMKKLSAEVKEMDEKVRNLDFEIRNKLLYIPNIPSEDVPLGKDDSDNVEIRKFGEPRKFDFEPKAHWDLGVNLDILDFERAAKITGARFSIFKGLGARLERSIAAFMLATHTEESGYTELSVPYMVNRDSMIGTGQLPKFEEDAFYLPSKDFFLVPTAEVPVTNYRREEILSYEELPIKYTAYTPCFRQEAGSAGRDTRGLIRNHQFDKVELVKLAKPEDSYEELEKLTSDAEKILQLLNIPYRVVMLSSGDLGFSSAKTYDIEVWMPSYGRYVEISSCSNFEDFQARRANLRYRDEEGKVQFVHTLNGSGLAVGRTFAAILENYQNEDGSITIPEILRPYLNNKEKISK from the coding sequence ATGTTAGATATTAAGCTTATTAGAAAAGAAAAAGATAAAGTTATCGAAGGATTAAAAAAGAGAAATGGAGAATTTCCAATTCAAGAAATTATTGATCTTGATGAAGAAAGAAGAGCTTTGATTACCGAAGTAGAAGCTAAAAAAGCAGAACAAAATCAAGTTTCTAAATCAATTCCTCAATTGAAAAAAGAAGGAAAAGATGTTTCTTCAATTTTTGCTAAAATGAAAAAATTATCAGCAGAAGTGAAAGAAATGGATGAAAAAGTGAGAAATTTAGATTTTGAAATTAGAAATAAATTACTTTACATACCAAATATTCCAAGTGAAGATGTTCCTTTAGGAAAAGATGATAGTGATAATGTTGAAATTAGAAAATTTGGAGAACCTAGAAAATTTGATTTTGAACCAAAGGCTCATTGGGATTTGGGTGTAAATTTAGATATTTTGGATTTTGAAAGAGCTGCAAAAATAACGGGAGCTAGATTTTCAATATTTAAGGGCTTAGGAGCAAGATTAGAAAGATCTATAGCTGCATTTATGCTTGCAACACATACTGAAGAATCAGGCTATACAGAATTATCTGTGCCATATATGGTTAATAGAGATTCAATGATAGGTACAGGACAGTTGCCAAAATTTGAAGAAGATGCATTTTATTTACCAAGTAAAGATTTCTTTTTAGTACCGACAGCAGAAGTGCCTGTTACAAATTATAGAAGAGAAGAAATATTGTCATATGAAGAATTGCCAATTAAATATACAGCATATACTCCTTGCTTTAGACAAGAGGCCGGATCAGCAGGAAGAGATACAAGAGGATTAATAAGAAATCACCAATTTGACAAGGTTGAATTAGTGAAATTAGCAAAACCTGAAGATTCTTATGAAGAATTAGAAAAATTAACATCAGATGCTGAAAAAATTCTACAATTATTGAATATTCCATATAGAGTAGTTATGTTATCATCAGGAGATTTAGGATTTTCATCAGCTAAGACATATGATATTGAGGTTTGGATGCCATCATATGGCAGATATGTTGAAATTTCATCGTGTTCAAATTTTGAAGATTTTCAAGCCAGAAGAGCAAACTTGAGATATAGAGATGAAGAAGGAAAAGTTCAATTTGTTCACACATTAAATGGTTCTGGATTAGCAGTAGGAAGAACATTTGCAGCAATTTTAGAAAACTATCAAAATGAGGATGGTTCAATTACTATTCCGGAAATTTTGAGACCATATTTAAATAATAAAGAAAAAATATCAAAATAG
- a CDS encoding undecaprenyldiphospho-muramoylpentapeptide beta-N-acetylglucosaminyltransferase: MYNDKIVLTGGGTTGHVSVNLALIPLLKKEGWDIYYIGSRNGIERDLIKDIEGVKYIPISTGKLRRFLSFKNFLDVFKVMWGILQSIVIIFKIKPSVIFSKGGFVSVPVIVGGWVNRVPSIAHESDLTPGLANKLVQPFVKTIFTTFPETEKYIKSGKGKFLGPVIRDGLKNGNKVLAKKRLNINNDKPTLLAMGGSLGAEFINKTIVDNLDYLTSKYNVIHATGKDGYNPSIQHEGYYQFEYIKENLKDIFDLSDIVISRSGSNAIFEFLYYQIPMILIPLPMTQSRGDQIDNAKSFEKNGFAKMILEEDSTSEKLLNLIDETYTNRIEYIFNMKNFKFDDNVLKIYDKLKELKK; the protein is encoded by the coding sequence ATGTATAATGATAAAATAGTGCTTACTGGAGGGGGGACAACAGGACACGTTTCAGTAAATTTAGCACTTATACCGTTATTAAAAAAAGAAGGGTGGGATATTTACTATATCGGATCTAGAAATGGGATCGAAAGAGATTTAATAAAAGATATTGAAGGGGTAAAGTATATTCCAATTTCCACGGGAAAATTAAGAAGATTTTTATCGTTTAAAAATTTTTTAGATGTTTTTAAGGTTATGTGGGGAATATTACAATCTATAGTTATAATATTTAAGATTAAACCATCTGTAATTTTTTCAAAGGGAGGATTTGTTTCTGTGCCTGTTATTGTTGGAGGATGGGTTAATAGAGTACCTTCAATTGCTCATGAATCAGATTTAACACCTGGATTAGCAAATAAATTAGTTCAACCATTTGTAAAAACTATATTTACTACATTTCCGGAAACTGAAAAATATATAAAGTCTGGAAAAGGAAAATTTTTAGGACCTGTAATTAGAGATGGACTAAAAAATGGAAATAAAGTTTTAGCTAAAAAGAGGTTAAATATTAATAATGATAAGCCAACATTATTAGCCATGGGGGGATCTTTAGGTGCTGAATTTATAAATAAAACAATTGTAGATAACCTAGATTATCTAACATCAAAATATAATGTTATCCATGCAACAGGAAAAGATGGATATAATCCATCAATTCAACATGAAGGGTATTATCAATTTGAATATATTAAAGAAAATTTAAAAGATATATTTGATTTATCGGATATTGTTATTTCAAGATCTGGTTCAAATGCAATTTTTGAATTTTTATACTATCAAATTCCTATGATTTTGATTCCTCTACCAATGACTCAATCAAGAGGAGACCAGATTGATAACGCCAAATCATTTGAAAAAAATGGATTTGCTAAAATGATTTTGGAAGAAGATTCAACTAGTGAGAAATTATTAAATTTAATTGACGAAACATATACAAATAGAATAGAATATATTTTTAATATGAAAAATTTTAAATTTGATGATAATGTATTGAAAATATATGATAAATTAAAAGAATTAAAAAAATAA